Proteins found in one Toxotes jaculatrix isolate fToxJac2 chromosome 18, fToxJac2.pri, whole genome shotgun sequence genomic segment:
- the atp5mc1 gene encoding ATP synthase F(0) complex subunit C1, mitochondrial yields MYACAKFVTSPAVLRGGSRVLARPVSVSFFNRPEATVEQQALLPVSQSVVPARSFQTSAVSRDIDTAAKFIGAGAATVGVAGSGAGIGTVFGSLIIGYARNPSLKQQLFSYAILGFALSEAMGLFCLMVAFLILFAM; encoded by the exons cTGCGTGGGGGGTCCAGAGTCCTCGCCCGGCCAGTCTCAGTCTCCTTCTTCAACAGACCTGAAGCCACAGTGGAGCAGCAG GCCTTGTTGCCAGTCAGCCAGTCTGTAGTCCCAGCCCGCTCCTTCCAGACCAGCGCTGTCTCCCGAGACATCGACACTGCCGCCAAGTTCATTGGTGCCGGTGCCGCCACGGTGGGTGTGGCTGGCTCAGGAGCTGGAATCGGAACAGTGTTCGGCAGCCTCATCATTGGCTACGCCAG GAACCCCTccctgaagcagcagctcttctCCTACGCCATCCTGGGCTTTGCTCTGTCTGAGGCTATGGGTCTCTTCTGTCTGATGGTGGCGTTCCTCATTCTATTCGCCATGTaa